In Lysinibacillus sp. FSL M8-0337, the following proteins share a genomic window:
- a CDS encoding DUF58 domain-containing protein: MTKNILPEDWLAKISRFQVATASKLRGQHKGSHRSQRFGASLDFSDFREYHLGDDVRQVDWNVYARTDKYFIKRFLDEQEMRVHILLDATKSMGEQVKWTFARQIVASLGLMVLGRDDRLSFSYVQDDVKPPFRRKGAMYRRAFLQVVTDIEEANYTASFSQGALKAIPKDSTVLFIVTDGLEPIEEWEQLLKRLPRFAGDVRIIQVVTEEELHPQYAGDVRLVDSETGRDVNVTMSSKVLDTYDTRRRLHEEEFEAICRRFAVRKLQLKVEDGLQHAIFQQLLKAHWIR; this comes from the coding sequence ATGACAAAAAATATTTTGCCCGAGGATTGGTTAGCGAAAATAAGTCGTTTCCAAGTGGCGACTGCCTCCAAATTGCGTGGCCAGCATAAAGGCTCGCATCGTTCGCAGCGCTTCGGGGCATCCCTCGATTTCTCTGATTTTCGGGAATATCATTTAGGTGATGATGTGCGACAAGTAGATTGGAACGTCTATGCGAGAACCGATAAATATTTTATTAAACGTTTTTTAGATGAACAAGAAATGCGGGTGCATATTTTATTGGATGCAACAAAATCAATGGGTGAGCAAGTCAAATGGACATTTGCTCGGCAAATTGTTGCATCACTTGGTTTAATGGTACTTGGTCGTGATGATCGCTTATCATTTTCTTATGTGCAAGATGACGTGAAACCTCCATTTCGTCGTAAAGGGGCTATGTATCGTCGCGCATTTTTGCAAGTTGTTACCGATATAGAAGAAGCCAACTATACAGCAAGCTTTTCTCAAGGGGCATTAAAGGCTATACCAAAAGATAGCACAGTGTTATTTATCGTAACAGATGGGCTTGAACCGATCGAAGAATGGGAACAGTTATTGAAAAGATTGCCTCGTTTTGCAGGAGATGTCCGCATTATACAAGTTGTCACAGAAGAAGAACTTCATCCGCAATATGCGGGAGATGTTCGTTTAGTGGATAGTGAAACAGGGCGTGATGTCAATGTCACGATGTCATCAAAAGTACTAGATACGTATGACACAAGGCGTCGCCTGCATGAAGAAGAGTTTGAAGCCATTTGCCGTCGTTTTGCTGTGCGTAAACTGCAGCTTAAGGTGGAAGACGGTTTGCAACATGCAATCTTTCAACAATTACTAAAAGCACATTGGATTAGGTGA
- a CDS encoding LysR family transcriptional regulator: protein MATEAEILKVLAEERNMRKAAERLFLSQPALSQRLQSIEKDWGAQLFIRSQKGLTATPAGEHVIAYATDMLAKKEEIFEMIQSLTTKVNGTLKIACASIVGQNWLPKILKDFVTKYPEAKISLMTGWSSEIVKALYEGEAHIGIVRGQVDWKGEKIHLFRDTLYLVDRELKTIEDVLTTDRPFIQFKSDSNYYQEIQQWWQQHFASNPRRQILVDQIEICKQMALNGIGYAILPSITLNEHDGVNKIALTNNEKEFGLTRDTWLIGYESSFELRQVEAFVEVVQDHARCLFDYTN, encoded by the coding sequence ATGGCAACAGAGGCGGAAATTTTGAAAGTTTTAGCTGAGGAACGCAATATGCGTAAAGCAGCGGAGCGGTTGTTTTTATCGCAGCCTGCACTTTCACAACGGTTGCAATCGATTGAAAAAGATTGGGGTGCACAGCTGTTTATTCGTTCACAAAAGGGCCTTACAGCAACCCCCGCAGGAGAGCACGTTATAGCGTACGCAACAGATATGCTTGCTAAAAAAGAAGAAATCTTTGAAATGATTCAATCGCTAACAACCAAAGTAAACGGGACATTGAAAATTGCTTGTGCTTCCATTGTCGGGCAAAACTGGCTTCCCAAAATATTAAAAGATTTCGTCACAAAATATCCAGAAGCTAAAATTTCACTTATGACTGGCTGGAGCTCGGAAATTGTCAAAGCTTTATATGAGGGAGAGGCCCATATTGGCATTGTGCGTGGACAGGTGGATTGGAAAGGTGAAAAGATTCATCTTTTCCGCGATACGTTGTACTTAGTAGATCGGGAGTTAAAAACAATTGAAGATGTGCTGACAACTGATCGTCCATTTATTCAATTTAAAAGTGATTCCAATTACTATCAAGAAATACAGCAATGGTGGCAACAGCATTTTGCTTCAAATCCAAGAAGACAAATTTTAGTAGACCAAATTGAAATATGTAAGCAAATGGCGTTAAATGGCATAGGTTATGCTATATTACCATCCATCACACTAAATGAGCATGATGGGGTTAATAAAATTGCGCTGACTAACAATGAAAAAGAATTTGGTTTAACGCGAGATACATGGTTAATAGGCTATGAGTCTTCCTTTGAATTACGGCAAGTGGAAGCATTTGTAGAGGTTGTGCAAGATCATGCCCGATGCCTGTTTGACTATACGAATTAA
- a CDS encoding PadR family transcriptional regulator, whose product MIDTYTCVKYNYLMDNKNNNTQYLKGLFEIAILMMLQKKTMYGYELTKELKESKCFSISDGSIYPILKRLTANDYVDVFSEEYEGRIRKYYRITDLGKALVENKLKELETILNYFEEIKGMD is encoded by the coding sequence ATGATTGACACATATACTTGTGTAAAATATAATTACCTTATGGATAACAAAAATAATAATACGCAATATCTTAAAGGTTTATTTGAAATTGCCATTTTAATGATGCTACAGAAAAAAACGATGTATGGCTATGAATTGACGAAAGAATTGAAAGAGAGCAAGTGTTTTTCTATTTCAGATGGTTCAATTTATCCAATATTAAAACGATTGACGGCGAATGATTATGTGGATGTATTTTCAGAAGAATACGAAGGAAGAATTAGAAAGTATTACCGTATTACAGATTTAGGAAAAGCATTAGTAGAAAATAAACTGAAGGAGTTAGAAACAATATTAAACTATTTTGAAGAAATTAAGGGGATGGATTAG
- a CDS encoding 3-hydroxybutyrate dehydrogenase, translated as MKGRTVFITGAARGIGLSIAQAFAEQGANVVISDINEQQLAEVVAQNPQLTAYTCDVTDEQAISEAIAFTVSKFNSIDILINNAGFQHVSYIEDFPTEIFEQMQKVMLVAPFITMKYALPHMKKNKFGRILNMASINGVIGFAGKAGYNAAKHGLIGLTKVAALEVANDGITVNAICPGYVDTALVRNQFTDLAKTRGIQVEEVLEQVLYPLVPQKRLLDVSEITGLALYLASDVAKGLTGQAIVLDGGYTAQ; from the coding sequence ATGAAAGGCAGAACAGTATTTATAACGGGTGCTGCTCGTGGAATTGGCCTATCTATTGCTCAAGCATTTGCCGAGCAAGGAGCGAATGTTGTCATTTCAGATATAAATGAGCAACAATTAGCTGAAGTGGTAGCACAAAATCCACAATTAACAGCCTATACATGTGATGTCACGGATGAACAAGCCATTAGTGAGGCAATTGCTTTCACAGTTAGTAAATTTAATAGCATTGATATTTTGATTAATAACGCAGGATTTCAACATGTATCTTATATCGAGGATTTCCCGACTGAAATCTTTGAACAAATGCAAAAAGTAATGCTTGTCGCGCCATTTATTACGATGAAATATGCCTTGCCCCATATGAAGAAAAATAAATTTGGTCGCATTCTAAATATGGCGTCTATAAACGGTGTTATTGGATTTGCTGGTAAAGCCGGCTACAACGCAGCGAAGCATGGCTTAATAGGGTTAACAAAAGTCGCTGCACTTGAAGTAGCCAATGACGGTATTACGGTTAATGCCATCTGTCCAGGATATGTGGATACAGCATTAGTTCGTAATCAATTTACAGATTTAGCAAAGACACGAGGGATTCAAGTAGAAGAAGTGTTGGAGCAGGTGCTATATCCACTTGTCCCACAAAAGCGCTTGCTTGATGTTTCAGAAATTACAGGGCTTGCACTTTATTTAGCAAGTGATGTGGCCAAAGGTTTAACAGGTCAGGCGATTGTATTAGATGGCGGTTATACTGCCCAATAA
- a CDS encoding SLC13 family permease encodes MLAYIGLFGSLALLVYLTMRGVNLLISAPLTALIAALTNGLAFFPQTANDNQANFLTSYMDGFTGFVGSWYLMFMAGAIFGKVMEDTGAADSVSKWIVEKIGVKYATYAVVLAAAVLTYGGVSVFIVAFSVYPMAISLFKQANFPRRFIPAALGLGSVTFTMTSAGSPEIQNWIPIPYLGTTPYAGWQVSIVVALFMAIGGALWLNWMIKRAMKKGEVFIERSTDPVVDETRKLPSPILSLVPLVVVLLISFIFHDSLGTSALIVALTSGCIMAYLVSYKYSKSVSATLAAGAMGAVVAIANTAAVVGFGGVVKATPSFVATVDVMTNIPGNPLIGGAVAIAVIAGLTGSASGGQTIAMPLLAPHYIDMGVNTEALHRTIAIASGSLDSLPHGGYVVTTINSVCNEKHKDAYLPFGALTVVIPIIGTVVAIVLFSLGM; translated from the coding sequence ATGTTAGCGTATATTGGGCTTTTTGGAAGTTTAGCACTACTAGTTTATTTAACAATGAGGGGTGTCAATTTACTAATTTCAGCACCATTAACTGCTTTAATTGCAGCTTTAACAAATGGTCTTGCTTTCTTCCCGCAAACTGCAAATGACAATCAAGCTAATTTCTTAACGAGTTATATGGATGGATTTACGGGCTTTGTTGGTTCTTGGTATTTAATGTTCATGGCAGGAGCCATTTTTGGCAAGGTAATGGAAGATACAGGTGCTGCTGATAGTGTTTCGAAATGGATTGTTGAAAAAATTGGGGTGAAGTATGCTACATATGCCGTAGTATTGGCAGCAGCTGTACTAACATATGGTGGTGTTTCCGTATTTATCGTAGCCTTCTCTGTTTATCCGATGGCGATTAGTTTATTTAAACAGGCGAATTTTCCAAGGCGCTTTATTCCTGCGGCACTTGGTTTAGGTTCTGTAACGTTTACAATGACGTCAGCAGGCTCACCAGAAATTCAAAACTGGATTCCAATTCCCTATTTGGGAACAACGCCATATGCAGGTTGGCAGGTGAGTATTGTCGTTGCATTATTTATGGCGATTGGTGGAGCACTATGGTTGAATTGGATGATTAAACGTGCAATGAAAAAAGGAGAGGTATTTATCGAACGTTCAACAGATCCTGTCGTTGACGAAACGCGTAAATTACCTAGTCCAATATTAAGTTTAGTCCCATTAGTAGTCGTTTTATTGATTTCGTTTATCTTCCATGATTCTCTTGGCACATCAGCTCTAATTGTTGCGTTAACGAGCGGTTGTATTATGGCGTATTTAGTAAGCTATAAATATTCAAAATCAGTTAGTGCAACGTTAGCTGCAGGTGCAATGGGCGCTGTTGTAGCTATTGCAAATACTGCAGCAGTTGTAGGCTTTGGGGGCGTTGTAAAAGCTACACCATCATTTGTAGCAACTGTCGATGTGATGACAAATATCCCTGGCAATCCACTGATAGGGGGAGCTGTTGCAATCGCAGTTATAGCCGGTTTAACAGGTTCAGCTTCAGGTGGTCAAACAATTGCTATGCCACTATTAGCTCCTCACTATATTGATATGGGCGTTAATACGGAAGCATTGCACCGCACAATAGCGATTGCATCTGGCTCGCTCGATTCTTTACCACATGGTGGTTATGTAGTGACGACAATCAATTCTGTATGTAATGAAAAACATAAGGATGCCTATTTGCCTTTCGGTGCTTTAACCGTTGTTATACCGATTATTGGGACTGTTGTGGCGATAGTATTATTCTCACTCGGAATGTAG
- a CDS encoding ABC transporter ATP-binding protein: MIEIRDLTKKYGSFTALDHLNLSLEEGVVFGFVGANGAGKSTTFSILATLLSPTSGDALINGKSVIKEPKEVRKQIGYMPDFFGVYDQLKVDEYLDFYGASYGIVAQERKVLIPQLLELVNLTNKRFEYVDLLSRGMKQRLCLARALIHDPKVLILDEPASGLDPRARVEMRDILRNLKSMGKTILISSHILPELAEMCDEIGVIDNGKLIAHGNVASIQAQLQGEKRIVIKVSDRLQEVRTFLEEDPLISSIDVMDNRLEIAFNYRGSDQEQIVLLKKAMLADLPIYALSEEEKDLEDVFMAITKGADSQ, from the coding sequence ATGATTGAGATTCGCGATTTAACGAAAAAATACGGCTCTTTCACAGCACTAGATCATTTAAATCTGTCACTGGAGGAAGGTGTAGTATTTGGCTTTGTAGGGGCTAATGGTGCCGGGAAATCGACAACGTTTTCGATTTTAGCTACATTGCTATCCCCAACTTCAGGCGATGCATTGATCAATGGAAAAAGTGTGATTAAGGAACCGAAGGAAGTTCGGAAACAAATCGGCTATATGCCAGATTTCTTTGGTGTGTACGATCAACTTAAAGTAGATGAGTATTTAGATTTTTATGGGGCGAGCTATGGCATTGTCGCGCAGGAGCGCAAAGTGCTTATACCGCAGTTACTAGAGCTAGTTAATTTAACGAATAAACGTTTTGAATATGTAGATTTACTATCGCGTGGGATGAAGCAACGCCTTTGTTTAGCACGAGCTCTTATCCATGATCCAAAGGTCTTAATTTTGGATGAACCTGCTTCAGGCCTAGATCCACGCGCACGAGTAGAAATGCGAGATATTTTAAGGAATTTAAAATCCATGGGGAAAACCATTTTAATCTCCTCGCATATTTTGCCAGAGCTAGCGGAAATGTGTGATGAAATCGGCGTTATTGATAATGGGAAATTGATTGCACATGGCAATGTTGCTTCCATTCAAGCTCAGCTACAAGGTGAAAAGCGAATAGTTATCAAAGTATCGGATCGTTTACAAGAGGTACGCACATTTTTAGAGGAAGATCCATTAATTTCTTCAATAGATGTCATGGACAATCGTTTAGAAATTGCTTTTAACTATCGCGGTTCAGATCAGGAACAAATAGTACTACTGAAAAAAGCGATGCTTGCAGATTTACCAATTTATGCATTGAGCGAGGAAGAAAAAGATTTAGAGGATGTCTTTATGGCGATTACGAAGGGAGCGGACAGTCAATGA
- a CDS encoding iron-containing alcohol dehydrogenase, which yields MIQTKTTFTVNSPATIVYGKDAFEEVGVYAKKLGSKALIVSDPIMDGLGFVNQCKALLTANGLEAVSYLGVTTEPVDTYVAQGLSILQTEQCDLIISVGGGSCIDTAKAIAVVATNGGYIGDYMKLVKIAEQSPIPHIAVPTTAGTGSEATDATVITNTTNDVKMMIKQPAFMPPIAIVDPMLTVTSPPAITAATGIDALSHAIESYLSRLAHPYSNVLALSAMDLIINNILKVYEQGDDIDAREAMSLGSMQAGLSFSNASVALVHGMSRPIGALFHVPHGISNAMLLPAVLEFTKDACVERLADIGKFFNTNGQYSTHEELATLAIDSIKELCKKMNIGNLQQWGIEEDAFYAAIPKMAIDAMASGSPANNPKVPTQDELMELYKIAYHYEF from the coding sequence ATGATTCAAACAAAAACTACTTTCACAGTAAATTCTCCTGCGACGATTGTTTATGGAAAAGATGCATTCGAAGAAGTAGGCGTATATGCCAAAAAACTAGGTTCGAAGGCACTTATCGTTAGCGATCCAATCATGGATGGATTAGGGTTTGTTAATCAGTGTAAGGCATTATTAACAGCGAATGGTTTGGAAGCGGTTTCATATTTAGGTGTAACAACTGAGCCAGTGGATACGTATGTAGCACAAGGTCTTAGTATTTTGCAAACAGAACAGTGTGATCTTATCATTTCTGTTGGGGGTGGAAGTTGTATCGATACAGCCAAAGCCATTGCTGTTGTAGCAACAAATGGTGGTTATATCGGCGATTATATGAAACTAGTGAAAATCGCCGAGCAATCACCAATCCCACATATAGCTGTTCCAACAACAGCAGGCACAGGCTCTGAAGCAACAGATGCTACAGTGATTACCAACACGACGAATGATGTGAAAATGATGATAAAACAACCAGCTTTTATGCCACCAATTGCCATTGTCGATCCGATGCTAACAGTAACCTCTCCACCAGCCATTACAGCGGCGACGGGTATTGATGCATTAAGCCACGCAATTGAAAGCTATTTGTCTCGTTTAGCACATCCTTATTCGAATGTGCTTGCGTTGTCAGCGATGGACTTAATTATTAATAATATTTTGAAGGTCTACGAGCAAGGGGACGATATTGATGCGCGCGAGGCGATGTCTTTAGGCTCCATGCAGGCAGGACTGTCTTTTTCCAATGCATCAGTTGCTTTAGTACATGGTATGTCACGTCCTATCGGTGCACTTTTTCATGTGCCTCATGGTATTTCCAATGCGATGTTACTACCAGCGGTATTAGAATTTACCAAGGATGCATGCGTGGAACGCCTAGCAGATATCGGAAAATTTTTTAACACAAATGGACAGTATAGTACCCATGAGGAACTAGCGACTTTGGCTATCGACTCAATAAAAGAATTATGCAAAAAGATGAATATTGGCAATTTACAGCAATGGGGTATTGAGGAGGATGCATTTTATGCGGCGATTCCGAAAATGGCAATCGATGCAATGGCAAGTGGTAGTCCTGCAAATAACCCTAAAGTGCCAACACAGGATGAGTTAATGGAGCTGTACAAGATTGCTTATCATTATGAGTTTTAA
- the fadH gene encoding 2,4-dienoyl-CoA reductase yields MLQGKTIIITGGSSGMGLYMAKQFVTEGANVVIVGRNEERLAEAKEFILAAGNTIETFQMDVRIPEQAQAMVEFAVEKFGRVDGLVNNAAGNFIVRAEDLSPNGWKAVVDIVLNGTFYCSSAIGKYWIDQKINGSIINMVATYAWNAGAGVIHSAAAKAGVLSMTRTLAVEWGKRYGIRVNAIAPGPIERTGGAAKLWESEAAAARTIDAVPLGRIGTPEEIADLATFMMSDKASYMNGECVTLDGGQWLNQYPF; encoded by the coding sequence ATGTTACAGGGGAAAACGATTATTATTACAGGTGGGTCAAGTGGTATGGGGCTTTATATGGCGAAGCAATTCGTGACAGAAGGGGCAAACGTTGTAATTGTAGGTCGTAACGAAGAGCGATTAGCGGAGGCAAAAGAGTTTATATTAGCAGCAGGCAATACAATCGAAACATTCCAGATGGATGTTCGTATACCAGAACAGGCGCAGGCAATGGTGGAGTTTGCGGTTGAAAAATTTGGTCGAGTGGATGGGCTTGTCAATAATGCTGCTGGTAATTTTATTGTGCGTGCAGAGGATTTGTCGCCAAATGGTTGGAAAGCAGTTGTGGATATCGTCTTAAATGGTACGTTCTATTGCTCGTCTGCTATCGGTAAATATTGGATTGACCAAAAAATTAACGGATCGATTATCAATATGGTGGCGACCTATGCTTGGAATGCAGGTGCAGGTGTAATACATTCGGCAGCTGCAAAAGCTGGTGTACTATCAATGACAAGAACGTTAGCTGTTGAATGGGGCAAACGTTATGGTATACGTGTCAATGCCATTGCGCCAGGGCCAATTGAACGAACGGGGGGAGCAGCAAAACTTTGGGAATCAGAAGCAGCTGCTGCTCGTACAATTGATGCTGTACCACTTGGACGCATCGGTACACCAGAAGAAATAGCGGATCTAGCAACTTTTATGATGTCGGATAAAGCTAGCTATATGAATGGCGAATGTGTCACTTTAGATGGTGGACAGTGGTTAAATCAGTATCCTTTTTAG
- the cbpB gene encoding cyclic-di-AMP-binding protein CbpB produces MISTNSKDLLAMPISDFIISSEKVAHVQSGNSAEHALLVLTRTGYSSIPVLDMKYRLQGLLSMKMITESILGLEHIEYEKLPNIKVDTIMEKDIAVLKMTDTFQRALDLVINHAFLCVIDEDGTFAGILTRRVILKQLKKYIYQKEK; encoded by the coding sequence ATGATTTCAACTAACAGCAAAGACTTATTAGCAATGCCAATTAGTGATTTTATTATTTCATCCGAAAAGGTTGCACATGTACAAAGTGGTAATAGTGCTGAGCATGCACTCCTTGTACTGACACGTACAGGGTACTCGTCCATACCTGTATTAGATATGAAATATCGCCTTCAAGGTTTATTGAGCATGAAAATGATTACAGAATCCATTTTAGGTCTCGAACATATTGAATATGAAAAATTACCAAATATTAAAGTAGATACAATAATGGAAAAAGATATAGCCGTTCTCAAGATGACGGATACTTTCCAACGAGCTTTAGATTTGGTTATTAACCATGCGTTTTTATGTGTAATAGATGAAGATGGTACATTTGCAGGGATTTTAACAAGACGCGTTATTTTAAAACAGTTGAAAAAATATATCTATCAAAAAGAGAAGTAG
- a CDS encoding short-chain dehydrogenase: MTMWLIPALIAITIISVISFVSTMRIAKMTSERESEKDTPISETVEEYATMLNPIVWVYIIFLLFLGIMIFYYWTKTGY, encoded by the coding sequence ATGACTATGTGGTTGATACCGGCTCTTATTGCAATTACAATCATTTCGGTTATTTCATTTGTTTCGACTATGAGAATTGCCAAAATGACATCTGAGCGGGAATCGGAAAAGGATACACCGATTTCAGAAACAGTTGAAGAATATGCAACGATGCTAAACCCAATTGTTTGGGTGTACATCATATTTTTACTTTTTTTAGGAATAATGATTTTTTACTACTGGACTAAAACAGGGTATTAA
- a CDS encoding DUF1700 domain-containing protein produces the protein MDNHKINDYIRQLEIELEPLPKKDRDNHIMEVKDHLLQSVTNGKSVDQVLKSFLPANELAKEIKAEYQYLYSAPSAENIPSIKQKNSKILRNTVIVLLGIIIFAIFVAIAVFMGNSSDKPTDTNGIVEYEEIRN, from the coding sequence GTGGATAATCACAAGATAAATGACTATATACGTCAACTGGAAATAGAGTTAGAGCCATTACCAAAAAAGGATAGAGACAATCATATCATGGAAGTAAAAGATCATTTATTGCAGTCCGTAACGAATGGCAAATCCGTGGATCAGGTATTAAAAAGTTTTCTCCCAGCTAATGAATTAGCTAAGGAAATTAAAGCAGAGTATCAATACTTGTATAGTGCACCTTCTGCTGAAAATATACCTTCCATTAAACAAAAGAACAGCAAGATATTAAGGAATACAGTAATTGTTTTATTAGGTATAATCATTTTTGCTATATTTGTAGCAATTGCTGTATTTATGGGGAATTCATCAGATAAACCTACTGACACAAATGGAATTGTTGAGTATGAAGAAATCAGAAATTAA
- a CDS encoding MoxR family ATPase, giving the protein MAFTEQQYVETGTKLQQVKDEIHRFIVGQEEAIDYTLYAVLADGHALLEGLPGLGKTMLIRTISEVLDLSFSRIQFTPDLMPADITGTSMIERTADGRQQFTFQPGPIFSQMVLADEINRATPKTQSALLEAMGEKTVTILGDTKKMAKPFFVLATQNPIEMEGTYPLPEAQMDRFLCKILVPYPEKNELMEIMKRTTGALEVSLQKVLDTDELILAQQMVKEVLIADEMLEFAADLVVATHPEKEEAIDEVKRYVMYGSGPRGLQSLIKLAKARALMSGRFHVSVGDIKSVAKPVLRHRMLLNYEGEASGKTADDVIDVILEKVQQGVSR; this is encoded by the coding sequence ATGGCATTTACAGAACAACAATATGTCGAAACGGGTACGAAATTACAACAAGTAAAAGATGAAATTCATCGCTTTATTGTTGGACAAGAGGAAGCAATTGATTACACATTATATGCAGTCCTTGCAGATGGCCATGCACTGTTAGAGGGGCTTCCTGGTTTAGGGAAAACAATGCTTATTCGGACTATCTCTGAAGTGCTAGATTTATCGTTCTCACGTATTCAATTTACCCCAGATTTAATGCCCGCTGATATTACAGGAACAAGTATGATTGAGCGAACAGCAGATGGAAGGCAGCAGTTTACATTCCAGCCAGGACCAATTTTTAGTCAAATGGTTTTAGCAGATGAAATTAACCGTGCTACACCTAAAACGCAAAGTGCGTTGCTTGAAGCGATGGGGGAAAAAACGGTAACGATTTTAGGAGATACGAAGAAAATGGCAAAACCATTTTTCGTCTTGGCAACACAAAACCCAATTGAAATGGAGGGTACATATCCTTTACCAGAAGCGCAAATGGACCGTTTCCTGTGCAAAATTCTCGTCCCATATCCAGAGAAAAATGAACTAATGGAAATTATGAAACGTACAACAGGTGCGCTCGAAGTCAGCTTGCAAAAAGTGTTGGATACTGATGAACTAATTTTGGCACAACAAATGGTGAAGGAAGTACTAATTGCTGATGAGATGCTTGAGTTTGCAGCAGACCTTGTAGTGGCAACACATCCTGAAAAAGAAGAGGCTATAGATGAAGTAAAGCGCTATGTGATGTATGGTAGCGGTCCGCGTGGCTTACAAAGCTTGATTAAATTGGCAAAAGCTAGAGCACTGATGAGTGGACGTTTTCATGTATCTGTTGGGGATATTAAGTCAGTGGCGAAGCCCGTCTTACGTCACCGAATGCTGCTGAATTATGAAGGGGAGGCTTCAGGTAAGACAGCAGATGATGTGATAGATGTTATTTTAGAGAAAGTCCAACAAGGCGTAAGTCGATGA
- a CDS encoding ABC transporter permease encodes MMERFYNPVLVKELKLRFRSFKSFSGLMFYLAVICIFIAGFLLLTTEFTGKGFFRPDTSFMMFAVLTILQMALVLFITPSLTAGAISSEREKQTLNILLTTTQSSTQIIIGKLLSSVAFLVLMLVAGLPLYSLVFLFGGVSPFQLISIFLFYLLTVVAIGSVGVMFSTITKKTIVAMIATYGSIIFLGGITAFFFFLSMAFHQMGNTIATSSSFMTYFWASINPGALMLTLISPSMGDALAELSGIDIPVWITYLLIYVLIIVLSLTIAIKKLRANMKSNR; translated from the coding sequence ATGATGGAAAGATTTTATAATCCCGTCCTTGTAAAAGAATTGAAGTTACGCTTCCGTTCTTTTAAAAGTTTTTCTGGTTTAATGTTTTATTTAGCGGTAATTTGTATTTTTATTGCAGGTTTCTTACTGCTGACAACAGAATTTACGGGCAAAGGGTTTTTTAGACCTGATACAAGTTTTATGATGTTTGCCGTACTAACAATATTGCAAATGGCACTCGTTCTTTTCATTACACCGAGTTTAACTGCTGGGGCAATTAGTAGTGAACGAGAAAAGCAAACGTTAAATATTTTATTAACAACAACACAAAGCTCGACACAAATTATTATTGGGAAATTATTATCTTCGGTAGCATTTTTAGTATTGATGTTAGTCGCAGGGCTACCATTGTATAGTTTAGTCTTTCTATTTGGTGGGGTATCACCTTTCCAACTAATTTCAATCTTTTTATTTTACCTATTAACAGTTGTTGCAATCGGTAGCGTTGGGGTTATGTTTTCAACAATTACGAAGAAAACGATTGTTGCTATGATTGCTACTTATGGTTCCATCATTTTCTTAGGAGGAATTACAGCATTTTTCTTCTTCCTATCAATGGCATTCCATCAAATGGGCAATACGATTGCCACAAGCTCGTCCTTTATGACGTACTTCTGGGCTTCGATTAATCCAGGTGCATTAATGCTTACGCTTATTTCACCCTCTATGGGAGATGCTTTAGCAGAGCTAAGTGGCATTGATATACCGGTATGGATAACTTACTTACTAATTTATGTTTTGATTATTGTGTTAAGTTTAACCATTGCGATTAAGAAATTGCGTGCCAATATGAAAAGTAATCGATGA